One genomic window of Cydia pomonella isolate Wapato2018A chromosome 6, ilCydPomo1, whole genome shotgun sequence includes the following:
- the LOC133518707 gene encoding spidroin-2-like, translating into MARLAVICVALLVCLAGVYSAPQFGGSFSQANAQAGSFGGGSYGPGFQQPFGPPGPPGPPGYGPGFGGPGFGRRFGNRGNTNISISKSISISRGGGGGGAQSSAGSGGFGK; encoded by the exons ATGGCTCGATTGGCAGTGATTTGTGTGGCTTTACTGGTCTGTTTAGCTGGAGTATACTCAG CTCCCCAATTCGGCGGATCATTCAGCCAAGCGAACGCGCAGGCCGGTTCATTCGGCGGCGGGTCCTACGGCCCCGGGTTCCAACAGCCGTTCGGACCCCCCGGACCCCCCGGACCACCCGGGTACGGACCCGGCTTCGGTGGCCCAGGCTTCGGACGAAGATTCGGCAACAGAGGAAACACTAATATCAGCATATCGAAGAGTATCAGTATCAGCAGAGGAGGAGGCGGCGGTGGAGCACAGTCTAGTGCGGGATCGGGTGGGTTTGGGAAGTAA